Within Carassius gibelio isolate Cgi1373 ecotype wild population from Czech Republic chromosome A21, carGib1.2-hapl.c, whole genome shotgun sequence, the genomic segment TGAGGCTTTACGCATGCGCAGAAAGTGAATTTAACGTTTTCTGATGTTTCAGTGTGGATGAGAcgcaaaatgtttgcaaaaaaagttTGCAAAATGCTTAAAATCGCTAGTGTGGACCGAGAGCGTTTTAAAAGGAAAAAGCCATTTTCAAATGAATCCAGATTAATGTAGATGCAGTCTttgtcatgatgtgggaagatttgcataacgctgcgcaaatgttcacgcaaagaaagaaggcataacttttatggagtatctatttacactaagtacaAATAGCCCGACTTGTTGGCTGAGGCTATTTTCACCAACTCTACCCACCAATGTGTGATTCGGCTAGTCAACACTGCAACAGACAAGCAGTAGTTGTCAGGTCCAGTGGTACAGATGGTAAAACATGTGACATGTTCATTTTGACGTGATCAAATCCACCTTTGGCaaacttttttctcccttttcaaatcttacatttcaaatcacatcagaaaaagcatttattttcaatgaaaattaagaatATAATCAAagagttgaaaataaaatatagagtAGGGTTAGGATAGGTTTAGGGAGGGCTTtcttgtcccaataaggtggcatccatttattaatttgatttaaaataaaaatttacagtCAATTAGTtaatattgcatactgttttacaaTGTACTATAATACTGAGGTGTAGaaaattgccactatttgcaataagtagtaacatttttacagtgtaaatagaATATATAGCTATTtgtacttagtgtaaatagcatatcacTAAAACAATACTGCtgtttgcacttagtgtaaatagcatatcacAAAAAAATGCTGCTATTAGCACTTAGTGTATAAATAGCATCTATTGCTAAGAAAATTtactattttcacttagtgtaaattgCATCTATTGTTATTTACACTTATTGTGAATAGCGTCTATTGCCATTTGCACTTTGTGTAAATAACCTCTTTTGCTGTTTACACTTGCAAATAGACGCTGCCTAACTTTTATTCCTGTCGTTGTTGCCGCTGCCATGTGAAGAATCAGTAAAAATGtcaccactggatgcaacaaatgctttatttataatgggttttattgtttttgtcttgttgcacTGGGACACACGTCATCACAGTGTGGTAAGGGGAGTAACATTTCCATCATATatttgaggcattcggccaatcacaacgcactggatagctggccaatcatagcacttttcagaaagatgaactttgtaaaaatcaatgtgtttcagaaggcgggtcatagaggagaaacaataatgtacagtatgtgaaaaataatgtattttttaaaccttaaactgcataacaCATATCTTTACACCAAAtagacaaaataatgttctttttagcaacatcacatAATCCCTTTAATAAAGCGTACTTTAATACACATTTTGTTGGGAACATTTAATGGTTTGCATGTAGTTTGTATACCTTTCTTTGTTCAACTTAATCAAATAAACTTTTCCCCACATTACAGGACATACTGTAGTTGCACCCTAGTTTTGTCAATAAGGGTTATTTAGGGTTAAACGCTTTCACGTTCCCCTCCTTTATATCAGACAACTGAAAAGGGCAAACTGCCATTTGTTTATGTGCATCTGAAGAGAAAGTGACAGAGTGAGAGCTTCAATTCTCCCACAGGCAACCCAGCAGTGGAGATAAAGCAGCTCACGGTAACAATGGTGAGAGCACATGCAGAAAGGACACTcacaatgagagaaaaaaaaaaaaaaaaaaaaaaaaacagttcgaTTGCACTGCTTGATAATAGTCTACTTGATGCATACTGATCTCTGAAATAATTTGGTATGTTCATAtaaggcttttttttattttatttttttttatttaaaggccctattttgttttttcattaacagatgtaaataataatactgtaGCCTAATTAAACTTGTTTTGGATCAAATATTTTACTCATTGTGTAAAGTGACATATTAAACTATAAAGGCCTGAGTAAAATTTCCTggttcttctttttattttgtgaacaaTAATGCAtgtataaattaatgcattttaataaaacaatagaatattttcagaaaatttaatttttgtcatTAGCCTAATGGAGGTGTTTGTTAAATTACAAGATGTTGAGAAATGCAACGTTATTAGGCATAAATACTATTTAGGCAATTTATATTGGTAAGCGAATGCTTTTGAAAACTGAACGCATAAGGAAAGCAGCGCCAGAAACCTGACCACATTCACTCCTTCTGgagcgtttatttatttatttatttatttatttattttaagaaagagAAGAGCAGACATTCATTGGTAGAGAACTGAACATTGGAAGATCACTGCATTTGGCAGTTAATGATCACGTGGTCCTGGGATTTTTAAATCTTGAAAGTGAATTTATTTAACAGCCTGGCTGGGAATGAATATGAGACGaacacacaataaaacacattaatctAAATACAAGTACAAAGAGGCTATTAATTTTCTCCCATTAAATAAACATGTTGGTCTGTCACTGTATGAGGGAAACTTCCTTCATTTTCAAAGCAGCCAAGCTCACGAAACTTACCGTCTGTCATTTAAAGCAGACTTCTGCCAGGCAGTCTCGGTAAACATAAGCAAATAAATCTCGCCTGATATGGtttcggtcacgtgacgtgccacaggCTTTTTTTCGACACTGCAGGTGATCTGGAACAGTCTACAATAATGTGCTTTGTAACATAATTCCATATTCTTCAACTGGATATCTCCAGGAAAATCTGTGCCGTTTTTAAGAACTTTATTAAACCATTAAGTgaaatacttaataaaaacattcatgttcctgttaatttgttaatttgcaAACCAGAAAATTAAGTAAATCCACAATGTTTACAAAACTAAACATATCTACTGTCATATCACTGTggggaaacatttattatcagtaATAATACTGGTTATTGAAAAACATAgcatatatattagaaaaaagaAATTGTTCCAGTGCATATCTGACCTAGTTTTTACATTAAATGAGTGAATGATCGCTGTAATCAAACATAatactgcattaattaggaaGGAGAAGGTGAAGAAAACACCAGAAATGACATTTGCCTCGATTatcatatatattgtttattttttttatttggcaagaTAGATTATGTTGCATAAACTGTAGAACATTCCATTTGTAAAAGAGTCAGTCTGTTGACTGGAAAGAATGAGAGAAAATTGatacacatttgtttttctgtaacCTTGTTGTTTTCTGTAACCTTCATTTTCTGTAACCTTCACATTCCTGAGATGATCAACACTGCAGGCTGAGAGACTTATGATTAGTAGTCATCCACTTTATTAATGGATTTGCTTTCTgaatttttaattatgaaattttaattcttaaatgatttagcacattttatAAAGTGTAGATGAAgtagatataataatataatatgattaatTCTCTTTGAATATAAAGATtcatttatacattaaaaaaatacataatttcatTTGAATATATGTTAGAAAACATATTCTacataatggattttttttttttatctgtgaatAATTAAAACAAGTATCTGTACTAAAGTTGACTGATAATTGTATGCACTGTATGGAAAAATTTAATCAGTAGAAAAACACCCGTAAAAACTCAATACGGAAAGTTCCTTCACATAAACACTGTATATTACACACTactttttacagtcttttcttaGAGTGTGTGACAAATATGTTTCTCAGTATATGAAAAGTAAATACTGGTGAGGTCTTGGAGGTGAGGTGGTGTTGTTGGAAACATATGATCTGTTGATTAATACAATAGCAGAGCATACAGCATATATAAATCTTTTAATTAATCTTCAAGTTTGCCCTGAAATGGATCTCAACAATGATCTCTCTTTTCAGTAGAAAACACCTTTAAACTCTTCCTCATTTTCTAAATACAGCAGCAATTCATTTAATTCTACCAGTTTGcttattgtttttaaaagggaTTTGTTCAACAGACAAAGAGCACAAATATAAgcttgtaaatataataattataaaatctaTAATTACATACAATTTCCCTTTATGTATACTAGATGGGAATTAAACTCAAGAGTTGAATAGTTTTGCATTGAATGAGGCTTACAGCAGTCACACCAGGTGAGTAATTTTCCTATGTAGAGTCTACCCTCCCCCTGACAGGTGGAAAAGAGGGCGTCACTTTGAGAGGCATTGTCTCAAAATCATTACAGAGCGCAGGTTTGTGTTAATATCCCTTAGGGTTATGTATTTGCAATACCACAGTTTCATGGCCTGTTGCCTGACTTTTTTATAGAATTCATAACCCAGAGTCTCCATTTCAGCATATGGTTATATATTTTATCCTTCAAATAAACTCCACCAAAAATGGCCAACAATGAATTATTTACCAAGAATTATCAGGAATAATgtaaattgttattaaaaatgttttattgcagTTTTGTTGAATTTACAATAAACTTAGGTACAGACATTTAGTATATGCATATGGTAAACGAAACATTTTGTGCCTTATAAATTTTCTAATCACTATCCCTCTTGCCCTTTCCAGTTATTCAGACCGGTTTTGGTCGGATCCGGCTGTCACCACCTATAGCAAACAGCTATAGCTTGCCTAAGGTTTGTAAATTGAGTGGTCGCTCTCAGAATTGGTATTCACATTACTGCCCCAAATGTACAACAATGGGCCGAACAGGTACAACCACTCCAACAGTCTATTGTGTGATGCAACTGACCGTTTGTTTTATATACCAGCTATTGTACTATTTATCTTTTCTGTGCattcaattttaataatataaagcaACGCGATTTATTAATATAAGTCACAGTACTTAAAGGGTTATATAGGAAATACACTTAACAAATTTCTTTTAActctgtaaaaatatcaatggataataaaaaaaaggttttaagtaAACTATATAGAAAGGTGATGACATACAACCTCAAAAACTGAaatctaaaagcaaaaaaaaaaaaaaaaaaaaatacatattcagtGTCTTTGTCCAGTGAAATTTTCATAAGCAAATACATGTAAAGAGTAAAGTCTTCCTCTTCCTGTAAAAATACATAAGTGATAAAAAAGCCATCAGACTGAAGCAGCgaatgtttttctaaaaaaatgtCTCGCTCTCttacatataatatacatataactgcctatttatatttgcttaaaaagaacaaagaatatattttgactAATTTTGACCGTTGGGTATCAaatgacacacagacacatacaaaaGAACAGCTgaacaaaaaacatgaaaatttaaACAAGCgtattaaaaacatgaaatgtaTAAACACAAAAATCCCTGACAGGTAAACCTACGAAACCAGCccttaacatacacacacacacacgcacacctgcCACTCATAAACAGATGAAAAGCAAATATTgacagcatcatatgacccttcaTTGCGGAGTCCTTTTAGAAGTATCTCCACCCTTTCTGTGAGATCTTCATATCCTTCTAATTCTtctttgtttaaatgtttctacAAGAAAACAATTTTTAAACATAGTCCTTCTTGTCATATCCACCATTGGTGGAGCGTGGAGCAGAGTAGCCCATTCTTGGTGGCATGCGCTTCTCCTTTGGAGGACAGGTGCAGCACAGCAATGCTCCTCCAATTATTAACAGAGCAGCAGCGGCAAACCCTATGTAGATGGATGCCCCAAGCTCTCTTTGCTGAGCGGCATTCAGCATGGGGTTGTAGAAGTCGCGAATGGTTTGGTTTGCCACCCAGGCAACCGGAACGAGCTCCAGGATGCCGGCAACAATGAACATCACACCAGAGACGATCATCACTTTAGCCTTGGAGGCTTCATCCTCGATGCAGTTGGTGCATTTGGCGCCCATGATTGAGATCAACACGCCCAGGACGGCCAAGATGACGGCAATGACCGACATGGCTCTGGAAGCCTGAAGGTCTTGCGATAGAGCCAGCATAGAGTCATAGATCTTGCACTGCATCTGTCCGGTGCTCTGTACTACACAATTCATCCATAAACCCTCCCAGATGACTTGTGCCGTGATGATGTTTGCGCCAACAAAAGCTGAGACACGCCACATTGGAAGAGCGCAAGTGATAATACTAATGATCCAACCAATAATTCCCAGGGCTATGCCCCCCATCTCCATTCCCATCGACATGGTGCCTTTTAGAGGAACTTTTTTTACCTAGTAAAAAGGAGATGTAGCTTAGTCGTGAATATCATACACAAATAAAAGCTGTATTAAGAAACAGAAGATTAAAAAAAGGAGGGAGGAATGTAATTTACCTAGTGCTGAGATGTCAATGCAGATGTATTCGTCCCAGTTCTGTCTTTCTTTGTGTAGCCTGTGAAAGTGTTGTGAACTCAAACAGCCTTTATATTCTCAAAGAGACAGGTGCGAGTGGAGGAGGACCTTAACGTGATGACGGGGATGTGATACAGGTTTGTGCAAGTTAACTGCCTGCTTGGCTTCTGTGGGGAGAAGGACAATATGTTGGTATTCGTTTTCCATTGTAATCTAATACGTACTAACATTGTGTGGTGCAGAGAAACATGCTCAACCAGGAAAAAGCACCTGCAAGCACAAATCAGTAGTCAAGGGGGTGGAGAATATGTCTTATATTTCACTGGAATCACACTTAGTATTTCACAGACATTGGCGATGTTGTATATGAACTTTCTTAAGATTCAAGACAGAATTGATGGATTGACTTTTATCTTAAaccgtgttttttattttattttgagtattGGTTTTAACAAACGTAGAGAAAAGTCGTTATTGTTGACTCTGTGTCCTCTTTGTCTACAGCATCATAAAACAAGAGAAACAGGCTTTAGTGACAACTAATGAGGACATGCCATTTCATATAGAAGATTGCTGTAATGTGAGGAAACTCCATTACTGGCTTGTACTGTCACAAACATTGAAAATATTCTTTCCCCAAACTTAATTCTCGAGAACATAAAACTTCAGAAAACAAAGGATGTCAAAAACGGACGTGACGTCAGACACCTCCATCCCCCACAGCCTCTTTTCTGGGTCAAATAAAACGTAGttgttaaattacaaaattaacaaattaactgGTGAAAATATGTATTAAGAAGTATTAACTTTTACCGGTCCAAGTTTCAACTAAAGCATTAACACTGCTAAGTGTTATTAATTCATGCCTGCGTGAATCTGTTGAGGAGGTGGATTTCTCTGATttattgtagatttttttttgtcttatagcTAATATTTCAGCTAACATTTTCGTTATACCTCATTCAAATCATTGCCTTTAGCCTACTTACCTTAAGTAATCTTTTTATTATACCCTTTATTCGTACGATTTAATTAAGTGTACAGTCAGTAGACTAATTACTCCgatgcagtggtggacgaagtacacaaatcaagtacttgagtaaaagtacagatacatatggtaaaatattactccagtaaaagtaaaagtactcctttttcaattttactcaagtgaaagtacaaaagtactcgagtttttatgtacttaagtaaaaaagtactgcaagatagatgtttgcaattttatataggctacttaatttaattttatattagcacatattctttttataatcctactgctcaaaataccttggattttttcaaaataaccactatatggagtcaagatatatttttgttgttgatatggactacgctgacgagagtaatgttcactgtgaagcttacactgtgatgtacctgagagaaaagagatgaccatctgattttcaccagtaagaacaaagtattttaaagtttgttgttttacagaatatcaaaattacagtaaagaccaaaagtttggacacaccttctcatacaaagagttttctttattttcatgactatgaaaattgtagagtctcactcaaggcatcaagggctatttgaccaagaaggagagtgatgacctggcctccacagtcaccggacctgaacccaatcgagatggtttaggggtgagctggaccgcagactgaaggcaaaagaaccaacaagtgctaagcatctctcggggaactccttcaagactgttggaagaccatttcaggtgactacctcttgaagctcatcaagagaatgccaagagtgtgcaaagcaggaatcaaagcaaaaggtggctactttgaagaacctgcaatatgacatattttcagttgtttcacacttttttgaaatgtatataattccatatataattccacatgtgttaattcatagttttgatgccttcagcatgaatctactattttcatagtcatgaaaataaagaaaactctttaaatgagaaggtgtgtccaaacctttggtctgtactgtatatatgacatgataataaggcctgaagttaggaagaacattttacggaaaaaaattaaaaaaaaaatgtaaataaagataattattttttccttctcaaatcttgtctgtggtttaaaaacacccctggccaaacggggtgcatctcttcccactgataattactgtagttaccatgttctgaacatcacatcctttcttttctaaccagatgtaaactatattatatatatatatatatatataggtggctgaataaaaatatttggacattatttataaaaattacatcaacttagcaccaacaagcttgttagctagacagttagcatcagctaacaatatttacttattttcagtacgatgaacattcatgtctgtctactcgtctagttaatccaaacaatatacatatgtataacgttactgtcgataaacaatataaaaacagacgtaaggacattttaataaaactgttaacattacggcagcggtgaatttgaacgtgcacgagttattgtatttaatctgtgttattttatgggttttttgttgtttttgttttttacctagaattgatgtgtctgcatcgtctgcactcgagcatttcagtgggcttaaatagatcactctttacaacggatttagtttccaaacaactgacagttttgacctaaatatgattttcagttacaataattaatccaaaatttcgacattaataacttacttttagcaacgtcagacgcacgcacgctcacaagatctgccggttcttacttctggtgactcgcactaaacggttcatttgaatcagtgagtggtcgactccagaacagctgcaatcgaatcattctaattcgtaaacgaatcgtttggtgtgattcgcgatccgatttaaaagtttattttgaaaagattcagttcgttcatgatgaatcagacaccgcttctgcgtgtcggagcacgtgatattatagggagtaacgatatgttttatgaaatgtagtgaagtaaaaagtacgattttatgctttggaatgtagtgaagtaaaagtaaaagttgctcaaaataaaactactccagtaaagtacagatacttgaaaaatgtacttaagtacagtaacgaagtaaagctactccgttactgtccaccactgctccGATGTAATTAGAGTTTGCACATGAGGTTGATAATAGGCTAGTGGTTAATACAGCTCGTGACAGGGGCGCGATCTGTTTTCAACTCTGcttatatattgattaaaatatcAACATATTTGTCACGTAAAGACGCGCTACTTTAAATCGCGTAAAACCTACAAAGGTTTAagccatatactgtataaaaacaggtttagACTTTCAACGCAGTTTAACGTAGTACCGTCGTTGTACGCGTTCAAGTTCTGCAACGTAAAGCTCATGAATATGTAATGAGGTACGGTACGCGCTCTTTGTTTTTGAAGTGGTTGCTAAAATAGCACCCCATTGTTTTACACTGTTACCATGTGAAACGTTGCTTAACCCAGGTGTAAAAGAACCCGATGTTTTAAAAGATAAATCAAGGTTAAGCACGCAGTGTAGAAAGCACTCAAACGCAACAAATTATCAAAGATCTGAAATGAAGACGTGGAGATTCCTTAATTTATTGGTTTTTGCctgttcttttattttaataatcataatttaattataaatcagTTACATGTATTCAAATACATGTTCTAATTATTCAgtgataaacaacaacaacaaacatacaAACTGTGCACAATAATCTGACAAAACTTTGAGAGGAGCCTGAGTCTCATTGATTCTCTGGTGTGTTGTCCGGTGGAACTTGAACTAAGAGGCTAAATCCAGTCTGGTGCTTGTGTCTCTCAGATGAAAGAAACAAagcatgtttttctttttgtcagttttgCATACATCCACTTGTACATTATTTTGTAACAGAGAGGCTGTAGAAAAAAAGATCTGGCTGTTGATCATTGCTAAAGTTCAATGCTGTCTAGATATTTTCCATATCTAGACAGTTGTCCATCCGATTTTAACAGGCTTTCAGAGAATGAGAATGCCAAGGAAATAAACCATAAACACAACTAAACATTAATGGTTGATTGCAATTCAAACTAAGAATAGCTAAACATAcaagattttcagttttttttttaagccattaatACTCTTTTAAactaaagtataaaaatattactTCTCAAACAGCTTTagttaaactgtaaaatacaaataaagtaaaaaaaaattaaatgaaagcacACAATACTACAGAAATATAACCACTGTTTTCCCATTATAAATCATCttacaaattttatttaaaacatacagaaaacaaCATAGCTACTACACTACAGCATATTTATGCAAGTGGTGCTTAAGTGTATCTCAAGAAGTGTGGAGTGACAGTGGACACTGACTGGACAAAACAACAGCATGTAGAAATATTCACATGAAGAAAAAGTAAACACAATTTTGAGTT encodes:
- the LOC127941703 gene encoding claudin-3-like — translated: MSMGMEMGGIALGIIGWIISIITCALPMWRVSAFVGANIITAQVIWEGLWMNCVVQSTGQMQCKIYDSMLALSQDLQASRAMSVIAVILAVLGVLISIMGAKCTNCIEDEASKAKVMIVSGVMFIVAGILELVPVAWVANQTIRDFYNPMLNAAQQRELGASIYIGFAAAALLIIGGALLCCTCPPKEKRMPPRMGYSAPRSTNGGYDKKDYV